In Trichocoleus desertorum NBK24, the following are encoded in one genomic region:
- a CDS encoding NADH-quinone oxidoreductase subunit J, whose product MNLAEGVQIVSFGLLGLMMIGAALGVVLLSNIVYSAFLLGGVFISIAGLYILLNAGFVAAAQVLIYVGAVNVLILFAIMLVNKREDFKPMPNAWVRQALTGLVCVSLFALLSTMVLSTPWSLSNAPSAGDDAIVVIGKHFFSDFLLPFELASILLLMALVGAIILARREFLPDDTSTTQTQRQVFTLQERPREAVPALSGSRIKSSQSGAEGPVTPSDRLAP is encoded by the coding sequence GTGAATCTAGCGGAAGGAGTTCAGATTGTCTCATTTGGCCTGCTAGGTCTGATGATGATTGGAGCAGCTCTCGGTGTCGTGTTGCTGTCTAATATCGTTTATTCAGCTTTCTTGCTTGGTGGCGTGTTTATCAGCATCGCTGGGCTGTACATTTTGCTGAATGCAGGCTTTGTCGCTGCGGCTCAAGTACTCATCTATGTAGGAGCCGTCAACGTCTTGATTCTGTTTGCCATTATGTTGGTAAACAAGCGAGAAGACTTCAAGCCTATGCCCAATGCTTGGGTGCGGCAGGCACTAACTGGATTGGTTTGTGTAAGTCTGTTTGCCCTGCTCAGCACTATGGTGCTTTCAACTCCTTGGTCTCTCTCAAATGCGCCTAGTGCTGGAGATGACGCCATTGTGGTGATTGGCAAACACTTCTTCAGTGACTTTTTACTGCCGTTTGAATTGGCCTCGATCTTGCTGCTAATGGCTTTGGTGGGCGCAATTATCTTGGCTCGTCGTGAGTTCCTACCAGACGACACCTCCACTACGCAAACCCAACGCCAAGTTTTTACCTTACAAGAACGGCCTAGAGAAGCAGTTCCCGCTTTAAGTGGAAGTCGAATTAAATCATCCCAATCGGGTGCTGAAGGACCAGTGACCCCCAGCGATCGCTTAGCTCCTTAA
- a CDS encoding alpha/beta fold hydrolase, with translation MSESWTHAYISTNGINLHYVTQGEGPLMLMLHGFPEFWYSWRKQIPEFAQDYKVVALDLRGYNDSDKPPEKSAYVMAEFIKDIKGIIQGLGYDQCVLVGHDWGGAIAWNFAYTYPEMLDRLIILNLPHPAKFAEGLRTPQQLLRSSYIFFFQLPWLPEWLIEAGNYQPLDVAFKGMAVHKEAFTVTDIQAYKQAAAKPGALTAMLNYYRNAFQQGLFKPSWGVLEVPTLMIWGEQDQALGKELTYGTEQYVRDFQIKYISDSSHWVQQEQPQLVNQYMREFLSKK, from the coding sequence ATGTCTGAATCTTGGACTCACGCTTATATCTCGACCAACGGCATCAACTTGCACTATGTCACTCAAGGTGAAGGGCCGTTGATGTTGATGCTGCACGGTTTTCCAGAGTTTTGGTATTCCTGGCGCAAACAAATTCCGGAATTTGCCCAGGACTACAAAGTAGTAGCGCTGGATCTGCGCGGCTATAACGATAGCGATAAGCCGCCAGAAAAATCCGCCTACGTGATGGCAGAGTTCATCAAAGACATCAAAGGCATCATCCAGGGATTGGGGTATGACCAATGTGTGCTAGTAGGCCATGACTGGGGAGGCGCGATCGCCTGGAATTTCGCCTACACCTATCCAGAAATGCTCGATCGCTTGATTATTCTAAACTTGCCGCACCCAGCCAAGTTTGCCGAAGGACTCCGCACCCCACAACAGCTACTTCGCAGTTCCTATATCTTTTTCTTCCAATTACCTTGGTTGCCAGAGTGGCTTATTGAAGCAGGCAACTATCAACCGCTTGATGTAGCTTTTAAGGGGATGGCAGTGCATAAAGAGGCATTTACCGTCACGGATATCCAAGCCTATAAACAGGCAGCAGCTAAACCAGGTGCCCTGACAGCAATGCTGAACTACTACCGCAACGCCTTTCAGCAAGGGTTGTTTAAGCCAAGCTGGGGAGTCTTAGAAGTGCCAACTCTGATGATTTGGGGCGAGCAGGATCAGGCGCTAGGCAAAGAACTTACCTACGGGACTGAACAATATGTAAGAGATTTTCAGATTAAATATATTTCTGACTCTAGCCACTGGGTGCAACAAGAACAGCCGCAGCTCGTGAATCAGTACATGCGTGAGTTTTTATCCAAGAAGTAG
- a CDS encoding DUF4926 domain-containing protein, which produces MTAKIIELLDVVALTVDLPQYNLWRGQVGTIVEILADGEAFEVEFSDRNGRAYESMGLQPEQMMVLRFEPASPAQVLKWLQRE; this is translated from the coding sequence ATGACAGCTAAGATAATCGAATTACTAGATGTAGTAGCGCTGACAGTTGATCTGCCGCAGTACAACTTGTGGCGTGGTCAAGTGGGTACCATCGTTGAAATCTTGGCTGATGGGGAAGCATTTGAAGTGGAGTTCAGCGATCGCAACGGACGAGCTTACGAATCAATGGGCTTACAACCAGAGCAAATGATGGTATTGCGTTTTGAGCCAGCCTCCCCTGCTCAGGTTCTCAAATGGTTACAGCGTGAATAG
- a CDS encoding HNH endonuclease, whose amino-acid sequence MQANNQCGYCRSLQKYVLGVLEIDHIIPKAAGGTDEEENLWLACRLCNAYKGTQTHGRDPVTNRKAKLFNPLHQKWSRHFTWTNNGTHISGTTACGRATVLALQLNNPYAVTVRQAWVSAGWHPPSDTNENL is encoded by the coding sequence ATGCAAGCCAACAATCAGTGTGGTTATTGCCGTAGTTTGCAAAAGTACGTTTTGGGAGTTTTGGAAATTGATCACATCATTCCTAAAGCGGCAGGTGGAACTGATGAGGAAGAAAATTTGTGGTTAGCTTGTCGTCTCTGTAATGCTTACAAAGGCACCCAAACTCATGGCAGAGATCCAGTCACTAATCGCAAAGCCAAGTTATTCAATCCTCTTCACCAAAAGTGGTCGCGCCATTTTACCTGGACTAACAATGGTACTCATATTTCAGGAACTACTGCCTGTGGTCGTGCCACTGTCCTGGCTCTGCAACTCAATAATCCTTATGCTGTTACGGTCAGGCAAGCATGGGTATCTGCTGGTTGGCATCCACCATCTGATACTAATGAAAACCTTTAG
- the ndhI gene encoding NAD(P)H-quinone oxidoreductase subunit I, producing MLKFLKQVGDYTKEAVQAARYIGQGLSVTFDHMRRRPITVQYPYEKLIPSERFRGRIHFEYDKCISCEVCVRVCPINLPVVDWEFNKETKKKQLKHYSIDFGVCIFCGNCVEYCPTNCLSMTEDYELSTYDRHQLNYDNVALGRLPYKVTDDPMVTPLRELVYLPKGVMDPHDLPPGSQRAGQRPEEISEQLEQNSEKTQA from the coding sequence ATGCTCAAGTTCCTCAAACAAGTTGGCGACTACACCAAAGAAGCGGTACAAGCCGCTCGCTACATCGGTCAGGGCTTATCCGTAACCTTCGACCACATGCGCCGACGCCCCATTACGGTTCAATATCCTTACGAGAAACTAATTCCCTCCGAGCGGTTTCGGGGGCGGATTCATTTTGAATACGACAAATGTATCTCCTGTGAAGTCTGCGTCCGGGTTTGCCCGATCAACCTGCCAGTCGTAGATTGGGAATTCAACAAAGAAACCAAGAAGAAACAGCTCAAGCACTACAGCATTGACTTTGGAGTTTGTATCTTCTGCGGTAACTGTGTGGAATATTGCCCCACCAACTGTCTGTCAATGACAGAGGATTACGAGTTATCGACCTACGATCGCCACCAGCTGAACTATGACAACGTGGCTCTAGGTCGCTTACCGTATAAAGTTACAGATGACCCTATGGTGACACCACTACGAGAGTTGGTTTACTTACCTAAGGGTGTTATGGACCCTCATGATCTGCCCCCCGGTAGCCAGCGAGCAGGCCAGCGTCCGGAAGAGATTTCAGAGCAGCTTGAGCAAAATTCTGAGAAGACCCAAGCATAA
- the nuoK gene encoding NADH-quinone oxidoreductase subunit NuoK → MQLEYFLLLAAALFCIGIYGLVTSRNAVRVLMSIELLLNSVNLNLMAFSNYLDSAEIKGQVFTVFVITIAAAEAAVGLAIVLAIYRNRDTVDMEQFNLLKW, encoded by the coding sequence ATGCAACTTGAATACTTTTTGCTGTTAGCGGCTGCCCTTTTTTGCATTGGCATTTATGGCCTCGTCACCAGCCGGAATGCGGTACGAGTATTGATGTCAATCGAATTGTTGCTGAACTCCGTCAACCTAAATTTGATGGCGTTCTCGAACTACCTCGACTCTGCAGAGATTAAAGGTCAGGTATTCACGGTATTTGTGATTACGATCGCGGCAGCAGAGGCAGCAGTGGGTTTGGCAATCGTGCTAGCTATTTACCGCAACCGTGACACCGTAGACATGGAACAGTTCAATCTCTTGAAGTGGTAG
- the uvrA gene encoding excinuclease ABC subunit UvrA gives MSQRSRSAKSKSTEPTNGHHPSQAKSVDQNTIRIRGARQHNLKNIDLELPRDRLIVFTGVSGSGKSSLAFDTIFAEGQRRYVESLSAYARQFLGQVDKPDVDAIEGLSPAISIDQKSTSHNPRSTVGTVTEIYDYLRLLFGRAGEPHCPHCDRSIAPQTIDQMCDRIMELPDRTRFQILAPVVRGKKGTHKKLLSSLTSEGFVRVRVNGEVRDLSDSIELEKNQAHNIEIVVDRLVKKPELEERLVDSLTTCLRHSEGIAIVDILSASDAESGADSNVVALPTGKNAAKNSVPVAAESGGQYGLPRELVFSENFACPEHGAVMEELSPRLFSFNSPYGACPNCHGLGSHRTFSADLVVPNPALPVYAAIAPWSDKDNTYYLSLLYSVGEAYGFDIQTPWNKLTREQQQIILNGSKDAIKIEVDSRYRDQKSYVRRYEGALNILQRQYEEASSDLYKQKLEQYLVDQPCDVCRGRRLKPESLSVRLGQYRINELTGVSIQECLSRVEGLKLSDRQATIGDLVLREIKARLQFLLDVGLDYLTLDRTAMTLSGGEAQRIRLATQIGSGLTGVLYVLDEPSIGLHQRDNGRLLRTLNKLRTLGNTLIVVEHDEETIRAADHLVDIGPGAGIHGGNIVAQGSFEDILAAPDSLTGAYLSGRQVIHTPAERREGNGRALKIKNASRNNLKQVSVEIPLGKLVCVTGVSGSGKSTLINELLYPALQHHFGHKVPFPKEMEALDGLNALDKVIVIDQSPIGRTPRSNPATYTGAFDVIRDVFAETIEAKARGYKPGQFSFNVKGGRCEACSGQGVNVIEMNFLPDVYVQCDVCKGARYNRETLQVKYKNKSIADVLNMTVEEAYEFFKNIPQASNRLQTLVDVGLGYIRLGQTAPTLSGGEAQRVKLATELSRRATGKTLYLIDEPTTGLSFYDVHKLLDVVQRLVDKGNSVLVIEHNLDVIRCSDWVIDLGPEGGDKGGEIIAVGTPEDVAQSERSHTGHYLKQVLEQYRSLAPTE, from the coding sequence ATGTCTCAACGCTCCCGTTCTGCCAAAAGCAAATCCACCGAACCTACCAATGGACACCATCCATCCCAGGCGAAGTCAGTGGACCAAAACACCATTCGGATTCGAGGGGCGCGGCAACATAACCTCAAGAACATCGACCTCGAACTGCCCCGCGATCGCCTCATCGTCTTTACCGGGGTGTCTGGATCTGGCAAATCTTCCTTAGCGTTTGACACCATTTTCGCCGAAGGGCAGCGGCGTTACGTCGAGTCCCTCAGTGCCTACGCGCGGCAATTTTTGGGCCAAGTCGATAAACCCGATGTCGATGCGATCGAAGGACTCAGCCCTGCCATTTCCATCGACCAAAAATCCACCTCCCACAACCCCCGCTCCACCGTCGGCACCGTCACTGAAATTTACGACTACCTGAGACTCTTGTTTGGGCGGGCAGGTGAACCCCACTGTCCCCACTGCGATCGCTCCATTGCACCCCAGACCATCGACCAAATGTGCGATCGCATCATGGAACTGCCTGATCGCACCCGCTTCCAGATTTTGGCTCCTGTGGTTCGGGGCAAGAAGGGCACCCATAAGAAATTACTCTCCAGCCTCACCTCCGAAGGCTTTGTCCGGGTGCGAGTCAATGGCGAAGTGCGCGACCTCAGCGACTCCATCGAGCTAGAGAAAAACCAAGCCCACAACATCGAAATTGTGGTCGATCGCTTGGTCAAGAAGCCTGAGTTAGAAGAACGTCTAGTCGATTCACTCACCACCTGTTTACGGCACTCCGAAGGCATCGCGATCGTCGATATTCTGTCTGCCTCGGATGCTGAGTCTGGTGCAGATTCCAATGTGGTTGCTCTACCGACGGGAAAAAACGCAGCTAAAAATTCAGTGCCAGTAGCCGCAGAATCCGGTGGGCAGTACGGGCTACCACGAGAACTAGTGTTTTCAGAAAACTTCGCCTGCCCAGAACATGGTGCGGTGATGGAAGAGCTGTCTCCCCGTTTGTTCTCCTTCAACTCGCCCTATGGCGCTTGCCCCAACTGTCATGGTTTGGGCAGTCATCGCACTTTCTCAGCGGATTTGGTAGTGCCGAATCCAGCTTTGCCCGTCTATGCCGCGATCGCCCCTTGGTCAGACAAAGACAACACCTACTATCTCTCTCTGCTCTACAGCGTTGGGGAAGCTTACGGTTTTGACATTCAAACCCCTTGGAACAAGCTCACCCGTGAGCAACAGCAGATCATCCTCAATGGCTCCAAAGACGCGATCAAGATTGAAGTCGATTCCCGCTACCGCGATCAGAAAAGCTACGTGCGGCGCTATGAAGGTGCCCTCAACATTCTTCAGCGCCAATATGAAGAAGCCAGTTCTGATCTCTACAAGCAAAAGCTAGAGCAATATCTAGTGGATCAACCTTGTGATGTCTGTCGGGGGCGACGGTTGAAGCCAGAGTCGCTGAGCGTGCGACTGGGCCAATACCGGATTAATGAGCTGACTGGCGTTTCGATTCAAGAATGCCTGAGCCGAGTAGAGGGTTTGAAGCTGAGCGATCGCCAAGCCACAATCGGAGATTTGGTATTGCGCGAAATCAAAGCCCGCTTGCAATTTCTGCTGGATGTGGGTCTAGATTACCTAACACTCGATCGCACCGCTATGACTCTCTCAGGAGGAGAGGCACAACGAATTCGGCTAGCGACTCAAATTGGCTCTGGTTTGACAGGTGTGCTCTATGTCTTGGATGAACCCAGCATTGGCCTGCACCAGCGCGATAATGGTCGCTTGCTCCGCACCCTTAACAAGCTTCGTACCCTGGGCAATACGCTGATTGTGGTCGAGCACGATGAAGAAACCATTCGCGCTGCCGATCACCTGGTAGACATCGGCCCTGGCGCAGGGATTCACGGCGGCAATATTGTCGCCCAAGGCAGCTTTGAGGACATTCTAGCGGCTCCCGATTCTCTAACTGGGGCTTACTTATCGGGGCGGCAGGTGATTCATACGCCAGCCGAACGACGAGAAGGCAATGGCCGAGCTTTGAAGATCAAAAATGCTTCTCGTAACAACCTGAAGCAGGTAAGTGTCGAAATTCCTTTAGGAAAATTGGTTTGCGTCACGGGTGTGTCGGGGTCGGGCAAATCCACTCTGATCAATGAACTACTCTATCCGGCGCTACAACACCATTTTGGTCACAAAGTTCCCTTTCCCAAGGAAATGGAAGCGTTAGATGGTCTGAATGCCCTCGACAAAGTGATTGTGATCGATCAGTCTCCGATTGGTCGCACGCCTCGCTCCAACCCTGCCACCTATACAGGCGCGTTTGATGTGATTCGAGATGTGTTTGCGGAGACGATCGAAGCCAAAGCCAGAGGCTACAAACCCGGACAATTCTCCTTCAACGTCAAAGGGGGACGCTGTGAGGCTTGTAGTGGGCAGGGTGTGAACGTGATCGAGATGAACTTCCTGCCCGATGTTTATGTGCAATGCGATGTCTGCAAGGGAGCGCGCTATAACCGCGAAACCCTCCAGGTGAAGTACAAGAACAAATCGATCGCCGATGTCCTCAACATGACGGTGGAGGAAGCCTATGAGTTTTTCAAAAACATTCCCCAAGCCTCTAACCGCCTGCAAACGTTAGTGGATGTGGGTTTGGGCTATATCCGTCTCGGGCAAACGGCACCTACCCTCTCTGGTGGGGAAGCCCAACGAGTGAAACTAGCCACCGAGCTATCTCGCCGCGCCACAGGCAAGACTCTCTACCTAATCGATGAACCCACGACAGGGCTTTCATTCTACGATGTCCACAAGTTGCTGGATGTGGTGCAGCGCTTGGTAGACAAGGGCAACTCGGTCTTGGTGATCGAACACAACCTAGATGTGATTCGCTGCTCGGATTGGGTGATTGACCTGGGGCCAGAAGGCGGCGACAAAGGTGGCGAAATTATTGCCGTGGGCACTCCAGAGGACGTGGCTCAGAGTGAGCGATCGCATACTGGGCACTATCTCAAGCAAGTCCTAGAGCAATATCGCTCTCTGGCTCCCACAGAGTGA